The following coding sequences lie in one Micropterus dolomieu isolate WLL.071019.BEF.003 ecotype Adirondacks linkage group LG15, ASM2129224v1, whole genome shotgun sequence genomic window:
- the ntpcr gene encoding cancer-related nucleoside-triphosphatase: MFKHVFLTGPPGVGKTTLVQKACETLVSSGVGVEGFYTEEVREGGRRVGFDVVTVTGERGHLSRIRDVPGSSHGRREYTVGQYVVDLPSFENLALPLFRNVGAADGGSKKVFVIDEIGKMELFSQSFIRSVRQTLDSSSCAVLGTIPIPKGKPLGLVEEVRSRRDVKVFTVSKENRSAILQDILAELQNCLKHKT, from the exons ATGTTTAAACACGTTTTTCTGACAGGACCTCCAG GTGTGGGGAAAACCACTCTGGTCCAGAAAGCCTGTGAGACTTTAGTGTCATCAGGAGTGGGAGTTGAAGGGTTTTACACAGAGGAGGTCAGGGAGGGAGGCCGGAGAGTCGGCTTTGATGTAGTCACAGTGACAGGAGAGAGGGGTCACCTGTCCAGAATCAG AGATGTTCCGGGTTCATCTCATGGCAGACGGGAATACACAGTTGGGCAGTATGTGGTTGACTTGCCTTCATTTGAAAACCTGGCTCTCCCCCTCTTCAGAAAC GTAGGAGCAGCAGACGGGGGCAGCAAGAAGGTCTTTGTCATTGACGAGATTGGCAAAATGGAGCTCTTCAGCCAGTCGTTCATCCGGTCAGTAAGACAGACTTTAGATAGCTCTTCTTGCGCCGTCCTGGGCACCATCCCCATCCCCAAGGGTAAACCGCTGGGTCTTGTGGAAGAGGTGCGGAGCAGGCGTGATGTCAAGGTCTTCACG GTTTCTAAGGAAAACAGAAGTGCTATTCTACAAGACATTTTAGCAGAACTGCAAAATTGTCTAAAACATAAAACCTGA